From Pan troglodytes isolate AG18354 chromosome 9, NHGRI_mPanTro3-v2.0_pri, whole genome shotgun sequence, the proteins below share one genomic window:
- the LOC112204783 gene encoding sodium- and chloride-dependent glycine transporter 2-like, which translates to MNKLPANSPEAAAAQGHPDGPGAPRTSPEQELPAAAAPPPPRVPRSASTGAQTFQSADARACEAERPGVGSCKLSSPRAQAASAALRDLREAQGAQAPPPPASSGPGNALHCKIPSLRGPEGDANVSVGKGTLERNNTPVVGWVNVSQSTVVLGTDGITSVLPGSVATVATQVSRLHLARTVSCSPAARERPAGPWRVHVC; encoded by the coding sequence ATGAATAAACTGCCGGCCAACAGcccggaggcggcggcggcgcagGGCCACCCGGATGGCCCAGGCGCTCCCAGGACGAGCCCGGAGCAGGAGCTTCCCGCGGCTGCCGCCCCGCCGCCGCCACGTGTGCCCAGGTCCGCTTCCACCGGCGCCCAAACTTTCCAGTCAGCGGACGCGCGAGCCTGCGAGGCTGAGCGGCCAGGAGTGGGGTCTTGCAAACTCAGTAGCCCGCGGGCGCAGGCGGCCTCTGCAGCTCTGCGGGACTTGAGAGAGGCGCAAGGCGCGCAGGCCCCCCCACCTCCTGCGAGCTCCGGGCCCGGCAACGCGCTGCACTGTAAGATCCCTTCTCTGCGAGGCCCGGAGGGGGATGCGAACGTGAGTGTGGGCAAGGGCACCCTGGAGCGGAACAATACCCCTGTTGTGGGCTGGGTGAACGTGAGCCAGAGCACCGTGGTGCTGGGCACGGATGGAATCACGTCCGTGCTCCCGGGCAGCGTGGCCACCGTTGCCACCCAGGTAAGCAGGTTGCATTTGGCCCGCACAGTGTCCTGCTCTCCAGCTGCGCGAGAGAGGCCAGCCGGGCCGTGGCGGGTGCACGTATGCTGA